A genomic segment from Geitlerinema sp. PCC 7407 encodes:
- the aroQ gene encoding type II 3-dehydroquinate dehydratase, producing MLSVLVLHGPNLNLLGLREPEVYGRSTLDDVNRLLEEEARSLQAEITALQSNHEGVLIDAIQAARGKHHGLLINPGAYTHTSVAIRDAIAGVAIPTVEVHLSNIHRREAFRHHSYIAPVAIGQISGFGVESYRLGLRALVAHLQSLDPA from the coding sequence TTGCTGAGTGTTCTTGTTTTGCATGGCCCTAATCTCAATTTGCTGGGGTTGCGAGAGCCCGAAGTTTATGGGCGATCGACGCTGGACGATGTCAATCGCTTGCTGGAAGAAGAGGCGCGATCGCTCCAAGCTGAGATTACGGCTTTGCAGTCCAATCATGAAGGCGTGCTGATCGATGCGATTCAGGCAGCCCGGGGCAAGCATCATGGATTGCTGATCAACCCCGGGGCTTACACCCACACGAGCGTAGCGATTCGAGATGCGATCGCCGGTGTGGCGATTCCGACTGTAGAAGTCCACCTGAGCAATATTCATCGCCGGGAAGCGTTTCGGCACCATTCCTACATTGCCCCTGTCGCCATTGGTCAAATCAGCGGCTTTGGGGTCGAAAGCTATCGCCTTGGCCTGCGGGCTTTGGTCGCTCACCTGCAATCTCTGGACCCAGCGTAA
- a CDS encoding tRNA-(ms[2]io[6]A)-hydroxylase, whose translation MVTASSSAPTIKFLQSATSPAWVEQAIAHLDVILLDHSHCERKAAGVALNLMFRYPSNAKLVRTLTAIAQEELEHFEQVNQILERRGIALGPLSAPPYGATLSAQVRRAEPQRLLDSLLVSGLIEARSHERLGLLAEHCPEPDLARFYRALMASEARHYGAYWVLATTYFDRSDVNARLEELAAVESEVLATLHPEPRVHS comes from the coding sequence ATGGTTACTGCATCGTCTTCGGCACCGACGATCAAGTTTTTGCAGAGCGCGACGTCTCCCGCGTGGGTGGAGCAGGCGATCGCCCATCTAGACGTGATTTTGCTCGATCATTCCCACTGTGAACGCAAGGCGGCAGGGGTGGCGCTGAACTTGATGTTTCGCTATCCCTCCAACGCCAAGCTGGTGCGCACCTTGACGGCGATCGCCCAAGAAGAACTGGAGCACTTCGAGCAGGTCAACCAAATCCTGGAGCGGCGCGGCATTGCCCTGGGGCCACTATCTGCACCGCCCTACGGCGCCACCCTCAGCGCCCAGGTCCGGCGAGCAGAGCCGCAGCGTCTTCTGGATTCGCTGCTGGTGTCGGGGCTGATCGAGGCCCGCAGCCACGAGCGTCTGGGCCTGCTGGCCGAGCACTGCCCGGAGCCGGATTTAGCACGCTTTTATCGGGCGCTGATGGCGTCGGAGGCGCGGCACTACGGTGCGTACTGGGTTCTGGCCACGACGTACTTCGATCGCAGTGACGTGAATGCTCGCCTAGAGGAACTGGCCGCCGTCGAAAGCGAGGTCCTCGCGACCCTGCATCCCGAACCGCGAGTTCATAGCTAG
- a CDS encoding DUF2949 domain-containing protein, with product MIDLQSRDQLNLLIGFLRYELALPEASIAMALRQAERSPHLLPFVLWQYGLVSLDQLEATLDWLETCQPVL from the coding sequence ATGATTGATCTCCAATCCCGCGATCAACTGAATTTGCTGATTGGCTTTCTCCGGTACGAGCTAGCCCTGCCAGAAGCGTCGATCGCCATGGCCCTGCGCCAAGCTGAGCGGAGTCCCCATCTACTGCCTTTTGTGCTGTGGCAGTATGGCTTGGTCTCCCTCGACCAGCTCGAAGCCACCCTTGACTGGCTCGAGACCTGCCAGCCCGTCCTCTAG
- a CDS encoding GNAT family N-acetyltransferase, translated as MKARYQDFIVRDWQPGDRAAAAAVIGDVLAEYGLGWEPEGADRDVLEVEASYQQRGGEFWVVERGGEVVGTAAYYPVARGEGAVEIRKMYLRSPVRGLGLGRYLLEALEDAIARRGFRMIWIETASVLQEAIALYEGSGYQPSSGVETQRCDRVYVKVLPAPSPQSPASP; from the coding sequence ATGAAAGCGCGCTATCAAGATTTTATTGTGCGGGACTGGCAGCCGGGCGATCGCGCAGCGGCAGCGGCGGTGATCGGAGACGTGCTGGCGGAGTATGGCCTCGGCTGGGAGCCGGAGGGCGCAGACCGCGACGTGCTGGAGGTAGAGGCAAGCTACCAGCAGAGGGGGGGCGAGTTTTGGGTTGTGGAGCGGGGCGGCGAAGTCGTGGGAACGGCGGCCTACTATCCGGTGGCTCGGGGAGAAGGAGCGGTCGAAATTCGCAAAATGTACCTGCGATCGCCGGTGCGGGGGCTCGGGCTCGGGCGCTACTTGCTAGAAGCCCTTGAGGATGCGATCGCCCGGCGAGGATTTCGGATGATCTGGATCGAAACGGCCAGCGTGCTCCAGGAGGCGATCGCCCTCTACGAAGGGAGCGGCTACCAGCCCAGCAGCGGCGTCGAAACCCAGCGGTGCGATCGCGTCTACGTGAAGGTGCTGCCCGCTCCTAGCCCCCAAAGCCCCGCTTCGCCGTAG
- a CDS encoding GlsB/YeaQ/YmgE family stress response membrane protein, with protein MAGIISWIVLGLIAGALAKLIYPGQQGGGIIATIVLGILGALVGGYLGQLLLGTSAGAAAGAISIPSIIFAIVGAMILIFLWGLLTRRTA; from the coding sequence ATGGCAGGCATTATTTCTTGGATCGTGCTGGGTCTAATCGCCGGTGCCCTTGCAAAACTGATCTATCCCGGCCAGCAGGGCGGCGGCATCATTGCCACGATCGTTCTGGGCATTTTGGGTGCGCTGGTCGGCGGATATTTGGGGCAGCTCCTGCTAGGAACGAGTGCCGGGGCCGCAGCGGGTGCAATTAGCATCCCGAGCATTATCTTTGCGATCGTCGGCGCGATGATTTTGATTTTCCTGTGGGGTCTGCTGACACGTCGCACTGCTTAG
- the coaD gene encoding pantetheine-phosphate adenylyltransferase, translating into MIAIYPGSFDPITFGHLDIIQRGSRLFEKVIVAVVRNPNKSPMFAIAERVAQIRQATAHLNGIEVDSFDGLTVEYARLRGATVLLRGLRVLSDFEMELQMAHTNKTLSQQIETVFLATSNEYSFLSSSVVKEIARFGGSVDHLVPQHVALDIYSRCCAKTSPEPNLNGMEPAQTPEQPPAEQGA; encoded by the coding sequence GTGATCGCAATCTATCCGGGCAGCTTCGACCCCATAACCTTCGGACACCTTGATATCATTCAGCGGGGCAGCCGTCTGTTCGAAAAAGTCATTGTGGCCGTTGTGCGCAATCCCAACAAGAGCCCGATGTTTGCGATCGCCGAGCGGGTGGCCCAAATTCGCCAAGCAACCGCCCATCTCAACGGCATCGAGGTGGATAGCTTTGATGGGCTAACGGTTGAGTACGCTCGCCTGCGGGGCGCAACGGTGCTGCTGCGGGGACTGCGGGTGCTGTCGGACTTCGAAATGGAGCTCCAGATGGCCCACACCAACAAAACCCTCTCTCAGCAGATTGAAACAGTTTTCCTCGCCACTTCGAACGAGTACAGTTTCTTAAGTAGTAGTGTGGTGAAAGAGATCGCCCGTTTTGGCGGCTCTGTCGATCACCTTGTGCCCCAGCATGTTGCCCTAGATATCTACAGCCGATGTTGCGCCAAGACCAGTCCAGAACCGAACCTGAACGGAATGGAGCCAGCTCAAACGCCGGAGCAGCCGCCAGCGGAGCAGGGGGCATAG
- a CDS encoding DUF2157 domain-containing protein, protein MASEKFRRQLRQEAERWQTEGLIDPSLLQRLAERYRFEELETAARNRFVAVLLGLGCILLGLGVISFVAANWQTYSRLTKVIMLLTLFVSVNSAGFYLWRSPDPARWQRRLGHGLLILGTLVLGANLALMAQIYHLTGPAHDLYIVWALGVLAMAYCLRLTSLGVISLLLMGIGYWWRFFDGYMGPGALWIEALLRYMPVAALLMFWPLAHGCRSRVIFGLGAIAAVSSFEGNLFWLIPGPWWVAEFWRNALLPFGAALPAALLWGYDDTLWRWAGRPRPTSAVRPFRPIARILAVIFLGMMLYFFSFHWIWIAPTEPLYDNYYGNLVEVSSDWGRTLALWVNVSGFGLLALLEWFHLARQPDQRSLRSEAGLTSSVISYITVLAGLLLLWHFALGPLPMLGPFLLNVLLFLLAVGLMREGLANEDRKTFWSGLLLLTLQIISRVLEYDTGLLLKSLVFVLCGIGIIAVGLWFERYVRTLRSPQLASLPSAPSTNEEPPR, encoded by the coding sequence ATGGCTTCTGAGAAATTTCGCCGTCAACTGCGCCAAGAAGCCGAGCGCTGGCAAACAGAGGGGTTGATTGACCCATCGCTGTTGCAGCGACTGGCTGAGCGCTATCGTTTTGAAGAGCTAGAAACGGCGGCCCGCAATCGCTTTGTGGCGGTGCTGCTGGGGCTGGGCTGCATTCTGCTGGGGCTGGGCGTCATTAGCTTTGTGGCGGCCAACTGGCAGACCTACTCCCGACTGACCAAGGTCATCATGCTGTTGACGCTCTTTGTCAGCGTCAATAGCGCGGGCTTTTATCTGTGGCGATCGCCCGATCCAGCTCGCTGGCAGCGGCGCTTGGGCCACGGCCTGCTGATCTTGGGGACGCTGGTGCTGGGCGCCAACTTGGCCCTGATGGCCCAGATTTATCACCTGACCGGCCCGGCCCACGATCTCTACATCGTCTGGGCCTTGGGCGTGTTAGCGATGGCCTACTGCCTGCGGCTGACGTCCCTGGGCGTGATTTCGCTCCTGCTGATGGGAATTGGCTACTGGTGGCGCTTCTTTGATGGCTATATGGGGCCGGGGGCGCTGTGGATCGAGGCGCTGCTGCGCTACATGCCCGTTGCGGCGCTGCTGATGTTTTGGCCCTTGGCCCACGGGTGCCGATCGCGGGTGATTTTTGGTTTGGGGGCGATCGCGGCGGTCTCGTCCTTCGAAGGCAACCTGTTTTGGCTGATTCCCGGTCCGTGGTGGGTGGCTGAGTTCTGGCGCAATGCCCTGCTGCCCTTTGGCGCAGCGCTGCCCGCAGCCCTTCTGTGGGGCTACGATGACACGCTGTGGCGCTGGGCTGGCCGGCCCCGACCGACCTCCGCCGTGCGGCCCTTCCGGCCCATCGCGCGGATTTTGGCGGTGATCTTTTTGGGCATGATGCTCTACTTTTTCTCCTTCCACTGGATCTGGATCGCGCCGACGGAGCCGCTCTACGACAACTACTACGGCAACTTGGTAGAAGTGAGCAGTGACTGGGGCCGGACCTTGGCGCTGTGGGTGAATGTGAGTGGCTTTGGGCTGCTGGCGCTGCTGGAATGGTTCCATCTGGCGCGGCAGCCGGATCAGCGATCGCTGCGATCGGAGGCGGGGCTGACCAGCAGCGTCATCTCCTACATCACCGTGCTGGCCGGTTTGCTCCTGCTGTGGCACTTTGCTCTGGGGCCGCTGCCCATGCTGGGACCCTTCTTGCTAAATGTGCTGCTGTTCTTGCTGGCGGTCGGGCTGATGCGAGAGGGCTTGGCCAATGAAGACCGCAAAACCTTCTGGTCGGGCCTGCTGCTGCTGACCCTGCAAATTATCAGTCGCGTGCTGGAGTACGACACGGGGCTGCTGCTCAAGTCCCTGGTGTTTGTGCTGTGCGGCATTGGCATCATAGCCGTGGGGCTCTGGTTTGAGCGCTACGTCCGCACCCTGCGATCGCCCCAGCTCGCCTCCCTACCTTCTGCCCCTTCCACGAATGAGGAGCCCCCCCGATGA
- a CDS encoding GDYXXLXY domain-containing protein, translating to MTTTPSPAETTAPLPLRPVPSWRFWVPLLLQAALIVAIPAKSIYTQLSGRDVVIQTAPVDPYDLLRGYSVTLNYEISQSGPLDDLPGWKELSPSQGGPVGVQPLYVVLKAPPGSPERPPKAWKPVRVSGDRPTDLAADEVALQGTYNNGWIQYGLETYYIPEDERDRINNDINQSSWGRGRQPIVVEAKVDKQGNAVLTRLWVGDRDYGYGFGNGK from the coding sequence ATGACGACCACTCCTTCTCCCGCCGAAACAACTGCTCCCTTGCCGCTGCGCCCAGTGCCGTCCTGGCGATTTTGGGTGCCGCTGCTGCTCCAGGCAGCCCTGATTGTGGCGATTCCGGCCAAGAGCATTTACACCCAGCTGTCGGGGCGCGATGTGGTGATCCAGACAGCGCCGGTGGATCCCTACGATTTGCTGCGAGGCTACTCGGTGACCCTCAACTACGAGATCTCCCAATCCGGTCCTCTAGACGATCTGCCGGGTTGGAAGGAGCTGTCTCCCAGCCAAGGTGGCCCTGTGGGGGTGCAGCCACTCTATGTGGTGCTCAAAGCGCCGCCTGGCTCCCCTGAGCGCCCCCCCAAGGCTTGGAAGCCGGTGCGGGTGAGTGGCGATCGCCCCACGGATTTGGCGGCAGACGAGGTCGCTCTTCAGGGTACCTACAACAACGGCTGGATTCAGTACGGCCTCGAAACCTACTACATTCCCGAGGACGAGCGCGATCGCATCAACAACGACATTAACCAAAGCAGCTGGGGTCGCGGTCGGCAGCCGATCGTGGTTGAGGCTAAGGTAGATAAACAAGGCAACGCGGTCTTGACCCGCCTGTGGGTGGGCGATCGCGACTATGGGTATGGTTTCGGCAACGGAAAATGA
- a CDS encoding metalloregulator ArsR/SmtB family transcription factor: MTDRVEDKQKAKEQILHLLKMEGPQTAAQLAEGLGLSPMAIRQHLQGLRGDRWVTYQEERRPLGRPVKLWQLTDQARVHFPNSHADLVVDLLKGVEALFGEAGLTQLIAERTQRQIQYYSAPLPPEPGLEDWRSRVGAIARWRSQEGYMAEVIDQGETLLLVENHCPICAAAQTCSKLCASELDVFRTVLGPEVAVERVEHLLQGDRRCAYRITRRSA, encoded by the coding sequence ATGACCGACCGCGTCGAGGATAAACAGAAAGCCAAGGAGCAGATCTTGCATCTGCTGAAAATGGAAGGTCCCCAGACTGCTGCCCAGCTTGCAGAAGGGCTGGGGCTCTCTCCCATGGCAATTCGGCAACACCTCCAAGGTCTCCGGGGCGATCGCTGGGTCACCTACCAAGAAGAGCGTCGCCCCCTCGGTCGTCCGGTCAAGCTGTGGCAGCTCACCGACCAAGCCCGCGTTCACTTTCCCAACAGCCACGCCGATCTGGTGGTCGATCTGCTCAAAGGCGTCGAGGCGCTGTTTGGGGAGGCGGGCCTGACGCAGCTGATTGCAGAGCGGACCCAGCGCCAAATCCAGTACTACAGCGCCCCCCTTCCGCCGGAGCCCGGCCTAGAAGACTGGCGATCGCGGGTGGGAGCGATCGCCCGCTGGCGCAGCCAAGAAGGCTACATGGCCGAAGTCATTGACCAAGGCGAGACCCTGCTCCTGGTCGAAAACCACTGCCCCATTTGCGCCGCTGCCCAAACCTGCTCCAAGCTGTGTGCCTCGGAGCTAGACGTGTTTCGGACGGTGCTCGGCCCCGAGGTGGCCGTCGAGCGGGTCGAGCACCTCTTGCAGGGCGATCGCCGCTGCGCCTACCGCATCACTCGCCGCTCAGCCTAG
- the egtD gene encoding L-histidine N(alpha)-methyltransferase gives MSPFQSVSRQSSPVGEVVTLSPRLQLQHLICAHTPSEEELSPGSDVVQGLSATPKTLSPRYFYDDQGSQLFEAICELPEYYLTRTETLILQDFAEAIAHLTGPCEIVELGSGSSTKTRLLLDAYQSLGHPLRYVPIDVSAGILQSSAQALLQAYPTLQVQGLIGTYEQAIAQLAPTPLAARMICFIGSSLGNLDPETADQFFDQITAALQPGDYFLLGIDLQKPKAILETAYNDAQGVTAAFNLNMLSHLNRRFVGNFEVAQFEHWAFYNETAHQIEMHLRSRQAQSVRLEALDLTVAFEAGETVRTEISRKFDLAAMQQNLASHGLQTLHTWTDPQSWFGLVLAQR, from the coding sequence ATGTCCCCTTTCCAATCCGTCAGCCGTCAATCGAGTCCCGTCGGTGAAGTGGTCACGCTCTCACCCCGCCTTCAGCTCCAGCACCTCATTTGCGCCCACACCCCCTCCGAGGAAGAGCTTTCCCCCGGCAGCGATGTGGTGCAGGGCCTCAGCGCCACCCCCAAGACCCTCTCGCCGCGCTACTTCTACGACGATCAGGGCTCCCAGCTTTTTGAGGCGATCTGTGAGCTGCCCGAGTACTATCTGACCCGCACCGAGACCCTGATTTTGCAGGACTTTGCCGAGGCGATCGCCCACCTGACTGGCCCCTGCGAAATCGTCGAACTGGGCAGCGGCAGCTCCACCAAAACCCGTCTGCTCCTCGACGCCTACCAGTCCCTAGGCCATCCGCTGCGCTATGTGCCCATCGACGTGAGCGCAGGCATCCTCCAGAGCAGCGCCCAGGCTCTGCTCCAGGCCTACCCGACCCTCCAGGTCCAGGGCCTCATTGGCACCTACGAGCAGGCGATCGCCCAGCTCGCGCCTACCCCCTTGGCGGCGCGGATGATTTGCTTTATCGGGAGCTCGCTGGGCAACCTCGACCCCGAGACCGCTGACCAGTTCTTTGACCAAATCACTGCGGCCCTCCAGCCGGGGGATTATTTCCTGCTGGGCATCGATCTGCAAAAGCCCAAGGCCATTTTGGAAACGGCCTACAACGACGCTCAGGGAGTGACGGCGGCCTTCAACTTGAACATGCTGAGCCATCTCAACCGGCGCTTTGTGGGCAATTTTGAGGTGGCGCAGTTCGAGCACTGGGCGTTCTACAACGAGACAGCCCACCAGATCGAAATGCATTTGCGCAGCCGCCAGGCCCAAAGCGTTCGCCTAGAGGCTCTCGACCTGACGGTGGCGTTCGAGGCGGGCGAAACGGTGCGCACCGAGATCTCGCGCAAGTTTGATCTAGCGGCGATGCAGCAGAACCTCGCGAGCCACGGCCTGCAAACGCTGCATACCTGGACGGACCCGCAGAGCTGGTTTGGGCTGGTGCTGGCCCAGCGCTAG
- a CDS encoding SUMF1/EgtB/PvdO family nonheme iron enzyme, translating to MKFNITPSNSATSGSATSGSATAIAPLAHRRDALRQDLIDARRATLAIFEGIDAATFCYHAHPDFSPVGWHLGHIGFTEALWLLEPRGVGDFLTPERRRLYAADGLPKAARAQLPTLAQTVDFLEAVRQATLETLEQVSLESEERLWRWLLQHEAQHSETIRIVLQIQRWPEGAPTVAKGDRTVPPSEDMVAIPGGSFEMGSGAIAAIDNERPSHRVQVEPYWLDRAPVTVAQYRHFIAAGGYETERWWHPEGWAWRQAAQIRRPRYWSNDPCWDDHPVCGVSWYEADAYARFAHKRLPTEAEWERAARWQAFSQSGEAGPLYPWGEAQPAPQHANFQGYQGQTTPVGTYPASGAGCHDLLGNVWEWTNTWFAPYAGFEAYPYRGYSQAYFDQQHRVLRGGSWATPRWTLRSSFRNWYHPSVREIFAGFRCARDPSPQRK from the coding sequence GTGAAATTCAATATCACTCCATCTAACAGCGCAACCTCTGGCAGCGCAACCTCTGGCAGCGCGACGGCGATCGCCCCCCTCGCCCATCGACGGGACGCCCTGCGCCAAGACTTGATCGACGCTCGCCGCGCCACCCTGGCCATTTTTGAAGGCATTGACGCCGCGACCTTTTGCTACCACGCCCATCCGGACTTTAGCCCCGTGGGCTGGCATCTGGGCCACATCGGCTTCACCGAGGCGCTGTGGCTGCTGGAGCCCCGGGGCGTCGGGGACTTTTTGACGCCGGAGAGGCGGCGGCTGTACGCCGCCGACGGCCTGCCCAAGGCTGCGCGGGCTCAGTTGCCGACGCTGGCCCAGACGGTGGACTTTCTAGAAGCGGTCCGGCAGGCGACCCTCGAAACCCTAGAGCAAGTCTCCCTGGAGAGCGAAGAACGGCTGTGGCGCTGGCTGTTGCAGCACGAGGCCCAGCACAGCGAGACCATTCGCATTGTGCTGCAAATTCAGCGCTGGCCGGAGGGCGCGCCCACGGTGGCAAAGGGCGATCGCACGGTGCCGCCGTCCGAGGACATGGTGGCCATTCCCGGCGGCAGCTTCGAGATGGGCTCTGGGGCGATCGCCGCCATCGACAACGAGCGGCCCAGCCATCGGGTCCAGGTGGAGCCCTACTGGCTCGATCGCGCGCCGGTCACCGTGGCCCAGTATCGCCACTTCATCGCGGCGGGAGGCTACGAAACCGAGCGCTGGTGGCATCCGGAGGGCTGGGCCTGGCGCCAAGCCGCCCAAATTCGCCGTCCTCGCTACTGGAGCAATGACCCGTGCTGGGACGACCACCCAGTCTGCGGCGTGAGCTGGTACGAGGCCGACGCCTACGCCCGCTTCGCCCACAAGCGGCTGCCCACCGAGGCCGAATGGGAAAGGGCCGCCCGCTGGCAAGCGTTCTCTCAATCGGGCGAAGCGGGGCCGCTCTATCCCTGGGGAGAGGCACAGCCAGCACCCCAGCACGCGAACTTTCAGGGATATCAGGGCCAAACCACGCCCGTGGGCACCTATCCCGCCAGCGGCGCTGGCTGCCACGACCTCCTGGGCAACGTCTGGGAGTGGACCAACACGTGGTTTGCACCCTATGCGGGCTTCGAGGCCTATCCCTACCGGGGCTACTCCCAGGCCTACTTTGATCAGCAGCATCGGGTGCTGCGGGGCGGGAGCTGGGCGACCCCTCGGTGGACCCTGCGGAGCTCCTTCCGGAACTGGTACCACCCCTCGGTGCGGGAGATTTTTGCGGGATTTCGCTGCGCCCGGGATCCATCTCCTCAACGGAAATAA
- the egtC gene encoding ergothioneine biosynthesis protein EgtC, translating to MCRLLGYLGPPRRLETLLTEPQHSLVVQSYQPQEMTAGLLNADGFGIGWYDPQRHPEPFTYKNLLPIWSDINLAPLSRYIESGCVLASIRSATTGQAVDLSNCQPFQRGRILGIHNGFVERFRATLYRPLRSLLKDELYQAIGGSTDSEHFFALFLNTLQTEPGMSWAGALASCLATVTDLAAQHDTRFAANLIFSDGDRLVASRYANRSPAPSLYWLRDEAAFPDGIVIASEPIIPGDWQALPENSILSVGRDCEIQYHSI from the coding sequence ATGTGCCGACTTCTGGGCTATCTGGGACCGCCCCGCCGCCTCGAAACCTTGCTGACTGAGCCCCAGCATTCCCTGGTAGTCCAGAGCTACCAGCCCCAAGAAATGACCGCCGGTTTGCTGAATGCCGATGGCTTTGGCATCGGCTGGTACGACCCCCAGCGCCACCCAGAACCCTTTACCTACAAGAATCTGCTGCCCATCTGGAGCGACATCAATCTTGCACCCCTCAGTCGCTACATCGAGTCGGGCTGCGTGTTGGCGAGTATCCGCAGCGCCACGACCGGCCAGGCCGTGGACCTGAGCAACTGTCAGCCGTTCCAGCGGGGCCGGATTCTGGGCATCCACAACGGCTTCGTTGAGCGGTTTCGGGCGACGCTGTATCGGCCCCTGCGCAGCTTGCTCAAGGACGAGCTGTACCAGGCGATCGGCGGCAGCACCGACTCTGAGCACTTCTTCGCGCTGTTTCTCAACACGCTGCAAACGGAGCCGGGGATGTCCTGGGCCGGGGCCTTGGCGAGCTGCCTGGCAACGGTGACCGACCTGGCGGCCCAGCACGACACGCGGTTTGCCGCCAACCTGATTTTCAGCGATGGCGATCGCCTGGTGGCCTCCCGCTACGCCAACCGCTCCCCCGCGCCGTCCCTCTACTGGCTGCGCGATGAGGCGGCCTTTCCCGACGGGATCGTGATTGCGTCAGAGCCCATCATCCCCGGGGACTGGCAGGCTCTGCCCGAAAACAGCATTCTCAGCGTAGGACGGGACTGTGAAATTCAATATCACTCCATCTAA
- a CDS encoding DUF423 domain-containing protein — protein MMNAFLAIAAVLGGLSVAGGAFAAHALENRLTERMLTVFETGARYQMYHAIALLAVALLLGRPEAPQGLLNGAGYCFIAGTVLFSGSLYVLSLSGLKSLGAIAPLGGLTLIAGWLCLAIAAFRFP, from the coding sequence ATGATGAATGCTTTTTTGGCGATCGCCGCAGTTCTGGGAGGCCTATCCGTAGCCGGTGGCGCCTTCGCGGCCCACGCCCTAGAAAATCGGCTCACCGAGCGGATGCTGACGGTTTTTGAAACGGGGGCGCGCTATCAGATGTATCACGCGATCGCCCTGCTGGCCGTGGCGCTGCTCCTGGGCCGTCCCGAAGCGCCCCAGGGACTGCTGAACGGAGCGGGCTACTGCTTCATCGCTGGCACCGTGCTGTTTTCGGGCAGCCTGTACGTTCTGAGCCTGAGCGGCCTCAAAAGCCTAGGGGCGATCGCGCCGCTGGGGGGCCTGACCCTCATTGCTGGCTGGCTCTGCCTGGCGATCGCCGCCTTCCGTTTCCCCTAG
- a CDS encoding phenylpyruvate tautomerase MIF-related protein produces the protein MPLIKVQTSALRPAPAAAEALLKSLSASLAQHLGKPESYVMTALEPEVSMTFGGTTEPVCYVEIKSIGTMAPDKTRAMSQDFCQALSSALGVPANRIYIEFADARGAMWGWNGSTFG, from the coding sequence ATGCCCCTGATCAAAGTTCAGACCTCTGCCTTGCGGCCAGCCCCCGCAGCCGCCGAGGCCCTCTTAAAATCCCTGTCGGCCAGCCTCGCCCAGCACTTGGGCAAGCCCGAGTCCTATGTAATGACCGCCCTAGAACCAGAGGTCAGCATGACCTTTGGCGGCACCACGGAGCCGGTTTGCTACGTGGAAATCAAGAGCATTGGCACCATGGCGCCGGACAAGACGCGGGCGATGAGCCAGGACTTTTGTCAGGCCCTCAGCAGCGCGCTGGGTGTGCCGGCCAACCGCATCTACATCGAGTTCGCGGATGCGCGCGGCGCGATGTGGGGCTGGAACGGCAGCACGTTCGGCTAG
- a CDS encoding flavin reductase family protein, whose protein sequence is MLDEQAKKTMLRKIPHGIYVCGVKEGEEVNGFTASWVMQASFNPPLVVNCVKQDSRSHAMIQASGVFAMSFLEEGQKDLAAKFFKPLRRVGNKFEDVDFYLGAETGCPIIQDSLGYVECRVVGQVDQGDHTVYVGEVIGAGVHREGAPLLLESTGWNYGG, encoded by the coding sequence TTGCTAGACGAACAAGCCAAGAAAACGATGCTGCGCAAAATCCCCCACGGCATCTACGTTTGCGGCGTGAAAGAGGGTGAGGAAGTCAACGGCTTCACCGCCAGCTGGGTCATGCAGGCATCCTTCAATCCGCCGCTGGTCGTCAACTGCGTCAAGCAGGACTCCCGCTCCCACGCCATGATTCAGGCCAGCGGGGTGTTTGCCATGAGCTTTTTGGAAGAAGGCCAAAAAGATTTGGCAGCCAAATTCTTCAAGCCGCTGCGCCGCGTGGGCAACAAGTTTGAGGACGTAGATTTTTATCTGGGCGCAGAAACGGGCTGCCCGATTATTCAGGACTCTCTGGGCTACGTGGAATGTCGCGTCGTCGGCCAGGTCGACCAGGGCGATCACACAGTCTATGTGGGTGAAGTGATCGGGGCCGGGGTCCATCGGGAGGGCGCACCTCTGCTCCTGGAAAGCACCGGCTGGAACTACGGTGGCTAG